Proteins encoded by one window of Dialister pneumosintes:
- a CDS encoding isochorismatase family protein codes for MDHLIIVDCQYDFIDGSLACAHSHEAVSNLVNYINTHEVDVIYTSDWHGETNQSFLVNGGIWPVHCVAGTKGAALSAVFEQIHRESERPNKKNIFLKGKSDEIEEYSAYLAMNEDGTVLKDIVSSHVIVGGIASEYCVRETILSLLKAGHTVSLLSDCVGYVSLEEHKKNIEDLKKRGVEIL; via the coding sequence ATGGATCATCTTATCATTGTAGATTGTCAGTATGATTTTATTGATGGCTCTTTGGCTTGTGCACATAGTCATGAAGCGGTTTCCAATCTTGTAAATTATATAAATACACATGAGGTAGATGTAATTTACACTTCCGATTGGCATGGTGAGACAAATCAATCTTTTTTAGTAAATGGAGGCATATGGCCTGTGCATTGTGTAGCCGGTACAAAAGGGGCTGCTTTAAGTGCTGTTTTTGAACAGATACACAGAGAATCGGAAAGACCTAATAAAAAGAATATTTTTTTAAAAGGAAAGAGTGATGAAATAGAAGAATATTCTGCTTATTTAGCTATGAATGAAGATGGAACTGTACTGAAAGACATCGTATCATCACATGTAATTGTTGGTGGTATTGCATCTGAATACTGTGTCCGTGAAACGATTCTATCTTTGTTGAAAGCAGGACATACAGTATCTTTGTTGTCCGATTGTGTAGGATATGTATCACTTGAAGAACACAAAAAGAATATAGAAGACTTAAAGAAACGAGGAGTTGAGATTCTTTGA